In Paenibacillus protaetiae, the genomic stretch GTGGCGGTTAAGTGAATTTTTTAGCAAGATGGGCAATAATCGATATCAATCCATGTGCCAGCATGGGGTGATGACTTGTTTGTAAGCGCATACCTTAATTAAAATTGCATGATTTTAATGGGAGAGTGATAGTGTATGATCAACTTGCATCAAGAACGTATTCCTGCTGTAGCGAAACATTCCAACTTGCTTAACTACGAAGAAACAGCGGCTTCCTTTGACTGGAAGGAAATAGAAAAACAATTTTCCTGGTACACGACGGGCAAAGTTAATATGGCCTATGAAGCAATTGACCGCCATGTTGAAGAAGGGCGCGGCAATAAAATCGCATTGTATTATAGCGATTCTGCCCGCGATGAATCGTATACGTTTGCACAGTTAAAAGAACAATCCGACCGGTTTGCTAACGTGCTGCGCAAGTTTGGTCTTGCCAAAGGAGACCGCGTCTTTATATTTATGCCGCGTACGCCGGAGCTTTATTTTGCAGCGCTGGGCGCTTTCAAGATTGGTGCAGTTGTCGGTCCGCTGTTTGAAGCGTTTATGGAAACGGCCGTTAAGGACCGTTTGCTGGACAGCGAAGCGGCTGCCATTGTGACGACGCCGGCTCTGCTTGGACGTATCCGCCGCGAGGAGCTTCCTGATCTGAAACAGATCATTGTAGTTGGCGACGAGGTACCGGCAGGGGAAGGAATCGTTGATTTTAAAGCGGAGATGGCGCAAGTTTCCGATCAATGCGACATCGAATGGCTGGACCGTGAGGACGGGCTGATCCTGCATTATACGTCCGGGTCTACCGGCAAGCCGAAAGGCGTTTACCATGTTCAAAATGCAATGATCCAACATTATTATACAGGCAAGGTTGTCCTAGATTTGAAGGAGGACGACATCTATTGGTGTACGGCCGACCCGGGCTGGGTAACCGGTACCTCCTACGGTATTTTTGCCCCATGGCTGAACGGTGTTACCAATGTTATTCGCGGAGGACGGTTTAGCCCCGCAGACTGGTACGGCACATTGCAAAAATACGGCGTGACCGTATGGTACAGCGCGCCAACGGCGTTCCGCATGCTGATGGGAGCAGGAGACGATGTTGTATCCCAATTTGACCTGAGCAAGCTGCGCCATGTGCTTAGCGTAGGCGAGCCGCTTAATCCGGAAGTCGTCCGCTGGGGGCTTAAAGTATACAACCAGCGCATCCACGATACGTGGTGGATGACGGAGACCGGCGGCCAGCTCATTTGCAATTATCCGTCAATGGATATTAAACCCGGCTCCATGGGCAAGCCGCTGCCGGGCATTCAAGCGGCTATTATCGACGATAATGGCAATGAAGTGCCTCCATACCGGATGGGCAATCTGGCCGTAAAGACGCCATGGCCGTCCATGATGCGCAAAATTTGGAAAAACCCTGCCAAATACGAAGAGTATTTCCGCTTGCAAGGCTGGTATATTTCCGGCGACTCGGCTTATATGGACGAAGACGGCTATTTTTGGTTCCAGGGCCGGATCGATGATGTTATTAATACGTCAGGCGAGCGCATAGGGCCGTTTGAAGTAGAAAGCAAGCTGGTTGAACATCCGGCGGTAGCCGAAGCAGGCGTTATCGGCAAACCGGATCCGATGCGCGGTGAAATTATTAAAGCATTTATTGCGCTTCGTGAAGGCTATTCACCGTCCGAAGAGCTTAAACAAGATATTTCGAAGTTTGTCAAAATCGGTTTGTCCGCACATGC encodes the following:
- the acsA gene encoding acetate--CoA ligase, with the translated sequence MINLHQERIPAVAKHSNLLNYEETAASFDWKEIEKQFSWYTTGKVNMAYEAIDRHVEEGRGNKIALYYSDSARDESYTFAQLKEQSDRFANVLRKFGLAKGDRVFIFMPRTPELYFAALGAFKIGAVVGPLFEAFMETAVKDRLLDSEAAAIVTTPALLGRIRREELPDLKQIIVVGDEVPAGEGIVDFKAEMAQVSDQCDIEWLDREDGLILHYTSGSTGKPKGVYHVQNAMIQHYYTGKVVLDLKEDDIYWCTADPGWVTGTSYGIFAPWLNGVTNVIRGGRFSPADWYGTLQKYGVTVWYSAPTAFRMLMGAGDDVVSQFDLSKLRHVLSVGEPLNPEVVRWGLKVYNQRIHDTWWMTETGGQLICNYPSMDIKPGSMGKPLPGIQAAIIDDNGNEVPPYRMGNLAVKTPWPSMMRKIWKNPAKYEEYFRLQGWYISGDSAYMDEDGYFWFQGRIDDVINTSGERIGPFEVESKLVEHPAVAEAGVIGKPDPMRGEIIKAFIALREGYSPSEELKQDISKFVKIGLSAHAAPREIEFKDKLPKTRSGKIMRRVLKAWELNLPTGDLSTIEDD